TGCCGCGGGTGCCCCTTCGAGTGCACCTACTGCTTCCATCACAAGATGCGGGACACGGCCCCGGGCACGTATGTGCGCCACCGATCGCCGGCGAACATATTGGCCGAGGTCGAGCCGCTCGCCGAACAGAGCTCGGCCAACGCCTTCTTCTTCGAGGGAGAGACCTTCAACGTCCGGATGCCGTGGGTCCTCGAGCTGTGCGAGGCGCTCACCGAGTTCAACGCCCGCCGCAAACATCCCTGCTCGTTCGGCGTGAACGTGCGCCCGATGCGCAACGACCAGGCCGAGACGCTCTTCGCGGCCATGGCGCGGGCCGGCTTTCGCTACGTCAACCTCGGCGTCGAATCCGGCAGCGAGCGCGTACGCCGCGAGGTCCTTCACCGCTACTACACCAACGACGACGTGATCTACTGGGTCCAGACGGCGCGCAAGCACAAGCTGAAGGTGGCCTTCCTGAACCTCATCGGCGTGCCGGGCGAGACCTACGAGGATTTCCGTCAAACGATCAAGCTGAACCGGGCCTGTCAGCCCGACTGGCAGTACCACAACATCTTCGAGCCGTTTCCCGGCGTCGATCTGCACGAGGTCTGCAAGACGCAGAACCTCCTCCCCGAGGTCCCCGACGACGAGATGATCCGGGCCAAGGCCATCCTCGACCTGCCCGGCTTCAGCACGAAGGAGATCCAGCGCGCCTTCGACTGGTTCAACTACGACGTCTACAAGGGCTACCGGCCCCGCTCGCTGCTGCTCCTCACCGTCGCCGCGGCGAAGTGCAAGTCGAACTACAAGCTCAACCGGGCTTTCCGCATCGCGCGCGAGCTACCCATGAGCATCTGGATCCGCCGGGCGTGGGACGAATTCCAGCGGTACTAGGGGGCGAATCTGCTATGCGTCTAATAGAACTCGGCACGACGGGCGTCATGCTCCCCGCTATCGGGCAAGGCACCTGGAAGTATACGGCGGGGGCGGAGCCTCTCCGGCGCGGCGTGGAGCTCGGGGCGTGTCTCATCGACACCGCCGAGGCCTACGGCACCGAGGAAACGGTAGGCGAGGCGCTGCGTGGCCTGCGGGAGCGCGTGTTCGTCGCAACCAAGGTCTCCGCGGCGCACCTCGCCTACCAGGACGTGCTCGCCGCCGCCGACCGGAGCCTCGAAGCCCTGGCAACGGACCATATTGACCTTTATCAGGTCCACTGGCCCAACCCTCGCGTCCCGATCGCAGAAACGATGGCCGCGATGGAGGCGCTGGTGACCGCCGGCAAGGTGCGCTTCGTCGGCGTGAGCAACTTCTCGGTGGCCCAGCTCAAGGAAGCCCAGGCCGCCATGTCCCGCTACCGGATCGTCAGCAATCAGGTCGGCTATAGCTTGGCCGACCGCAAGCACGAGCTGGACCTCCTGCCCTATTGCCGGAGCACCGGGGTGACCGTCCTCGCCTACAGTCCCCTCGGTGGGAGCCTCTCGAACCTCCACCGATGGGACGCGCAGAACGCGCTGCCTGCCCTCGCCGCGGCTCTGGGCAAGACTACGGCGCAGGTGGCGCTGACCTGGTGCCTCGCGAAGGAGAACGTCGTCGTTCTGCCCAAGGCGAGCTCTGTCTCCCGCGTCGAGGAGAACTGCGGCGCCTCGGCCTGGCGCCTGTCGGCCGCCCAGCTCGAACGGCTCGAGGCCAGCTTCCGCCGCCGCACCCCGGTGGAGGACGCCGTCCGCGGCCTGGCTCGCCGCGTCCTCGCCAGAACGGGTCACGCGCGATGAAGGTCATCACCTCGTGCCGCAGCCGGTACTGGATCTACGACCAGGCGGTGCAGCTGCTCCGGCGCGGCCTGCTCTACCGCCTGATCCACGACTACCCGAACTTCATGACCCGCCGCTGGGGCATTCCCGACGACAAGGTCGTCTCGCTCCTGGCCAACGGCCTCTACGCCCGGCTGCTGCAAAGCAACTACCGCTGGATGAGCCCGCCCATCAAGGCCTTCGCCGATCGGTCGATCCACGAGCTCTTCGAGACGCGCCTCTCCCGCGCGCTCCCCGACGGGGCGGACATCTTCATCGGGCTCTCCGCCTTCTCCCTCAAAGCCATCGAGCGGGCGAAGGCCCTCGGGCTCAAGACCGTGGTGGACCACGGCAGCCTCCATCACCGGCGCGAGCGCACGCTGCAGCAGGAGGAGCGCGCGCTCTGGCAGCTCGAGGGAGCGGGGCACTTCCCGATCGAGGGGCCGGGGCCCGCCGCGGGCGAATGGCTCATCGAGAAGGAGCACCAGGAGTTCCTCCTGGCCGACCGGGTCTTCGCGCTCAGCAGCATCGCCAAGCGCTCGATGGTGGCCGAGGGAATCCCCGCCGAGAAGATCCTCGTCAATCCGCCGGGGGTGGACCTGAGCAGCTTTCGCCCCGGAACGAAGACCGACGACGTCTTCCGGGTCATCCAGTGCGGCACGGTGCATCCCGGCAAAGGGGTGCAGTACCTCCTGAAGGCGTTCTACGAGCTTCACCTGCCCCGCGCGGAGCTCTGGTTCGTCGGCGGCGGGCTCGACACGACCTCCCTCGGGCCCGTGATGCGGCAGTACCGCCGGGACGACATCGTCTTCAAGGGCCCGTACCCGCAAAAGGAGCTGCCGGGGCTCTTCGCCCAGGGCTCCGTGGCGGTCATGGCGTCGGTCTTCGACGGCTACGGGATGGTAGTCCCGCAGGCGATGGCCTGTGGGCTGCCGGTAATCGTGACCGAGCAGGTGGGCGCCTCCGATCTGGTCGAGGACGGCGTGAATGGCCAGGTCGTCCCGATTCGCGACGTGGACGCGCTGAAGGAGCGGCTGGTCTACCTCTACGAACATCGCGACCACGCCCGCGCGCTCGGCCAGGCGGCCGAACGCACCGTGCGCTCCGGGCACACCTGGGACGACTACGGCGATCGGCTGGTCGCGCACCTGCGCGCGCTGGCGCCCCATTGACCGCCACACCGGGGCCCATGCGGTATAGGAGCGACCTCGACGGTCTGCGATGCGTCGCGGTGCTGGCCGTGGTGCTTTTTCACGCGCCCATCGCGGGGTTTGCCGGCGGCTTCGTCGGCGTCGATATCTTCTTCGTCATATCCGGCTATCTCATCTCACGCCTCGTCTGGACCGAGGTCGAGCAGGGCTCGTTCTCGCTGGCACGCTTCTACGAGCGGCGCGCGCGGCGCATCCTGCCCGCCGTGTCGGTCACGATCCTGCTCACCAGCCTGCCGGCCCTCTGGCTCCTCTTCCCGCGAGAGCTCCACGCCTTCGGACAGAGCGTGGTGACCTCCGCCCTGTTCGCGTCCAACCTCTACTTCCTCGACGCGGCGGACTACTTCGGCGGCAAGGACGGCTCGTCGTTGCTCCTGCACCTGTGGTCGCTCGGGGTCGAGGAACAGTTCTACCTGGCCTTCCCGCTGCTCTTTGTCTGCATCAAGAAATACTTTCGCGGGCGGTACGTCACGACCGTCGTGGGGCTGGCCTTCGCCTCGTTCGCGCTCAATCTGGTGGCGACCGTCTATGCGCCGCGGATTGCGTTCTATTCAATGCCCACCCGGGCCTGGGAGTTTCTCCTCGGCACCCTGGTCGCCATCGGCGCCCTTCCCGAGGTGCGCTCGGTCCTCTGGCGTGAGGCCCTCGCCGTCTTCGGCTTGCTGCTCATCTTCCTCGCGATCTTCTCCTTTGACCCGGGCACCGCCTTCCCGGGCTATGCGGCGCTCGTGCCGTGCCTGGGGGCGGCCTGCCTGCTCCACGCCGGAGAGCGGGACCTCACGGGCGTGTCCCGACTTCTGTCCGTCAAACCGCTCGTCTCCGTCGGACTCATCTCGTATTCCGTCTACCTCTGGCACTGGCCGCTAGACGTCTATTATGCGCTCGGCGTACAGACCTTCCCCTCACGCCTGGCCAAGGTGGGCCTGGTCGCCGCCGCTATCGGCTGCGGTGCGCTTTCCTGGTGGATCGTCGAGCAGCCCTTTCGCACGCGCCAGCTCGCGTCTTCGCCGCGCGCTCTGGTGCGCGCCTCGTGCCTCGCCGCCCTGGCCCTGCTCGCGGTCGGCGGCGCGCTGGTCCTGACCCGCGGCCTCCCCACGCGCTTCTCGGCGAAGGCGACGCAGTATGCGTCTTTTTTGGGCTACCCGACGGTACCAGTCTATCGGGACGGGGTTTGCTTTCTCACGCCGAAGTACAACCGGATAGAGGATTTCCGGACGGATATCTGTCTGAAGCCGGTCGCCGGCGCGCGGAATATCCTGCTCCTGGGAGATAGCCATGCCGCGCAGTACTGGAAGGGTCTCTCCAACGCCTATCGCGACGTCCGCCTGCTACAGGGGACCGGCGCGGGCTGCAAGCCGCTCCTCGGCGGGGCCTCGGGCGAGAAGCCCTGTCCCGAGCTG
Above is a window of Deltaproteobacteria bacterium DNA encoding:
- a CDS encoding B12-binding domain-containing radical SAM protein, with amino-acid sequence MRVLFLTSLQDALPPPFKPLRLNGHIQLGLSYISALLRQHGHQTDLMVLTRDTPRAAIEREIARFRPTVVGFSSMTSEFTFMRETAAHLKRRFPELFLIVGGIHVTLNPHEDYLTDFNALCVGEGEYPMLELVQCLERGEAPVGIDNLWVRWNGTLHKNPPRSFVQNLDALPFPDRSLWTRWIRRADETPHTVMLCRGCPFECTYCFHHKMRDTAPGTYVRHRSPANILAEVEPLAEQSSANAFFFEGETFNVRMPWVLELCEALTEFNARRKHPCSFGVNVRPMRNDQAETLFAAMARAGFRYVNLGVESGSERVRREVLHRYYTNDDVIYWVQTARKHKLKVAFLNLIGVPGETYEDFRQTIKLNRACQPDWQYHNIFEPFPGVDLHEVCKTQNLLPEVPDDEMIRAKAILDLPGFSTKEIQRAFDWFNYDVYKGYRPRSLLLLTVAAAKCKSNYKLNRAFRIARELPMSIWIRRAWDEFQRY
- a CDS encoding aldo/keto reductase; protein product: MRLIELGTTGVMLPAIGQGTWKYTAGAEPLRRGVELGACLIDTAEAYGTEETVGEALRGLRERVFVATKVSAAHLAYQDVLAAADRSLEALATDHIDLYQVHWPNPRVPIAETMAAMEALVTAGKVRFVGVSNFSVAQLKEAQAAMSRYRIVSNQVGYSLADRKHELDLLPYCRSTGVTVLAYSPLGGSLSNLHRWDAQNALPALAAALGKTTAQVALTWCLAKENVVVLPKASSVSRVEENCGASAWRLSAAQLERLEASFRRRTPVEDAVRGLARRVLARTGHAR
- a CDS encoding glycosyltransferase family 4 protein, which translates into the protein MKVITSCRSRYWIYDQAVQLLRRGLLYRLIHDYPNFMTRRWGIPDDKVVSLLANGLYARLLQSNYRWMSPPIKAFADRSIHELFETRLSRALPDGADIFIGLSAFSLKAIERAKALGLKTVVDHGSLHHRRERTLQQEERALWQLEGAGHFPIEGPGPAAGEWLIEKEHQEFLLADRVFALSSIAKRSMVAEGIPAEKILVNPPGVDLSSFRPGTKTDDVFRVIQCGTVHPGKGVQYLLKAFYELHLPRAELWFVGGGLDTTSLGPVMRQYRRDDIVFKGPYPQKELPGLFAQGSVAVMASVFDGYGMVVPQAMACGLPVIVTEQVGASDLVEDGVNGQVVPIRDVDALKERLVYLYEHRDHARALGQAAERTVRSGHTWDDYGDRLVAHLRALAPH
- a CDS encoding acyltransferase, which codes for MRYRSDLDGLRCVAVLAVVLFHAPIAGFAGGFVGVDIFFVISGYLISRLVWTEVEQGSFSLARFYERRARRILPAVSVTILLTSLPALWLLFPRELHAFGQSVVTSALFASNLYFLDAADYFGGKDGSSLLLHLWSLGVEEQFYLAFPLLFVCIKKYFRGRYVTTVVGLAFASFALNLVATVYAPRIAFYSMPTRAWEFLLGTLVAIGALPEVRSVLWREALAVFGLLLIFLAIFSFDPGTAFPGYAALVPCLGAACLLHAGERDLTGVSRLLSVKPLVSVGLISYSVYLWHWPLDVYYALGVQTFPSRLAKVGLVAAAIGCGALSWWIVEQPFRTRQLASSPRALVRASCLAALALLAVGGALVLTRGLPTRFSAKATQYASFLGYPTVPVYRDGVCFLTPKYNRIEDFRTDICLKPVAGARNILLLGDSHAAQYWKGLSNAYRDVRLLQGTGAGCKPLLGGASGEKPCPELMRPLLGEFLAQHRLEAVVLAARWRPADLGPLLATVKHVKKLAPRVIVIGPIVEYRIALPRLVALAEAHGRPEVVEAARVRELKQLDGIFARELAAAQVEYVSAYRTLCGPTGCVTTVPSGAPVQFDYGHLTEEGATFMAQEWRKGRIWTGL